TAAGTTCATGATGACAGTCACATCTCTTCCAGACATATAAGTAAATTACTctcctgacaatgacaaacaagGGTTATGTCAACTTAAAGGGTCAATCATATACCCAGAAACTCTGCAGTCAAGCTTTGTGACGTCAAGGACTTTGCCCTGCAGAGGAAGAAActcttttaatgttttatgaaACTAGTAGTAGTACTCAGTCTTTGCTGCATGTGGGCAGAAAAAACTTGTCTGCTGTGCATACTGATTTGCTTTCTCTGTGAACAAGTCTGTTTTctaatcagtgacaaaaagcttgacaaaacaaaaatacatttgcACTTTCAACCCTGAGTTTCATGAAAACCATGGATTTTTGCTGTTGTCAAACTTCAGCAGTAATCATTGCCAACAGTTCTGATGTTCAAAAACACATCCACTTCCATATGCTCTGACTAGCTATGGCCTTTTACCTTATGccacttcttttttcctttaccCACTCCCAAACTACACCCACTCATATCTCTTGTCTTAATGTCTGCTATGATAGATAAGACTGACCAGTTGTTAAATGTTGGTCAGTTTCTTCACTCTTGTTGTGATAACTTTCATGTTCAAACAAATCATCagacattattatttttgtgtgaatccactgactgggaccactgtctttGTTGGACAGTTTCTGATGCcctgggttttgttgggtttttgttgttttgcaaaCAAGAGGCCCCTTTTCACACATGCTTGAGGTGGTTCAGTTAACCAATTATTTTGTTTGTCAGAAATTTCTTTGACAGCTTTATGGGACTgacccatcaccatcatccatctGTGGCAAGGGTTTACCCCTCTTCTCCCAGCACCCACTCCCTCCAGCTCACTGTCCTTTACAAAACCTGTCCTTGGCATGATTACTGGCATTGCTTCTAAGAGACAAAACACAATGATCTAATTTAAGAATATTGTGGTTATCTGTGCAATGTATCTGAAGCTTACTGCTTGCTGATTTcctgttcttttttggggggggggagagggtgaggggggggggcgttgtttttgttttgttttggggttgttgtttttttacccttacTAGAAATGGAAGGGGAAATTtcctttgtttggttgttggagATAACATTAAGTGATCAATTTCAGTAGGTTCTGTTTGAATTGGTAATATATTTCTGTGTCCaaggggtggggttgaggtgttGCATGATGAATGGAGCTGCTGGGTGAATCTTTTGAAAACTACTAGTCCCTTGAACAGttcctgttatatatatatatatatatatatatatatattctacataGTTCATTATTAATCCTGAAATTTGAACCTTGGACACCTAGACCATAATGATACAGAACCTGGTCACAGCTGTTCTAATTGTAGTGAGTGTGAAAAAAGCCAAAGTTCACTATTGGCATAGGCTATCTCATATGTGATATATATGCTCATATGCTGTCCCATTTACAACTCAGTTTGTGTTGGCCTTTCAGAAATTGTCAGTTACAATAATTTTTTTCTGCTCATCAAGAGGGACTGTTTCAAACTCTGAGCCAGACAACATTTATAACAGACGCAGAACATTCAATACCATAAACTAATCAGAATAACTGGCACTTAATAAGCACATTTGAGATGATTGCTTGTCCCTCAAATCACTTAATTATGTGTAGGCTCTTATTATTTATAATAAAAATGAATCCAAAAATGGCAAAATAGTCCATCCCATCTCAGTGTTCATAATGAACATTGAAGCATAACAAGGTCCAGTTAAGTAGATGTTGATTATTTATGCAGGTGATGCACAGGAtggtttttgcttttattttgtttgtagtCCTTAGTTGTGCATGGGCGCTTGTTAATAAAGGAAGtggaatcttttcttcttttttttcttttttttttgtctagaaACTCAGACTGATTGCAtcaagcaaaaataaaataaaacaatcatATATGGTAGATTTGAAATTAGCAAAATACCACTGACTTCACAGAATGACCCATGATCCTCTGTCTTCTtaaaatgattttcttttttttttttttttttttttttaacttgaagaCCCACTCAGTTTTATAAGTTGTAAGGAACATTGCATATTTCTGTTTCAAGAAATTCAGCAAATATTTTTGTTGACAGAAACATGGTCTGTTAAGAATGGGtgtgtttacaacaacaaaaaaagcataactatttatattttttaaatagtatgtAGTTTGGGCATGTAAACATTTGAAGGAGGATGAGGGATGGATAAAATCAGTGGCATAGCTTTTGGATTCTTAAGTATTTATTTTCAATAATTGTTTGACATGACAAGCAGATATGACAAATGTGATTTTCTAGATAGCAGCAGGCATTGGAAAGGGTGAAATTCAAAGTCATGAAGATTATTCTTTATGCTTACATTTTTGTGGAATGTTAAGTGAAGTAATACCTCCTTATTTTAACTCATTTTACTGTGGGATACCATGTTGATTTTACATACAATTGCAAAGCATTTTTACAATTTTAATTTACTCGTTATAGAACTAGAAGTTAGAACTACAGCTAGTTAGAAGACTTGGATACATTGTTAACCACCATTTTAACTGTTATTTCATCACTGAGGGAGTCAGTCATATGTGTCACAGCAGTATTAACTGATTGAATTTATGcatgtatacatcattacatggaCAACATTCTTAAAATTTTCTGGAAGTGAAGATGGGCTACAACGTATTTTATTGTGTCCATGCTTTTCAGTCTTTTGCCCACAACCTGATTGtgattcctttgttgtttttgattgtttttttgtctttatgcCCTAGTGACAAAGAGTTTTAAGTTGCAGAGGGGTCTTGAAATTTGGTCTCCTGTAATTTGATACCATCACTCTATCGTtgttatgaattttttttttttttcttcatataatTACTACTACAATCACTTACATCCCTTTAGATATTTAAACCTTTGAAGCACAACAGCACCCTAGAAATATATCAGTGTTTGCTGTCAGCGGGCTTTGCAAAGCATTTAAGTAATGCCAGAAGTAACTAGTACAGTAGTAGGGACAACTGAAAACATTACAAGTTGTGATTTACCACACTTTAGTCTAGACTAGTAAGTAGTATTAATGTTTGTTTCCTATATGTTTCACATGGATGGCTTTTAATGATTTATCAGTCTTCAGTATAAATTAAAATGTTTCCATTGAGGCTGTTGCGGACTAAAATTCATCAGAAGTGTGTGCCCATTTGTGTTTGGAACAAGCATGATTAAATATGTAGATTCTACAAATATCAATTCTGTTGAAGTACTAACTAAACTAAGATTAGATGAGCTCACAGTTTGATTAGCACACTGGTCTGTTATTTATTAGTGATATATTTAAAAGCATAACCACACTATCATGTTATTGTTTCCTCTCTATATAATCTAGCGTATGAAAAGGTGAATCTGTATAATCACCCTGTATTGCTTAATTGCAATGACATGTGAGTCTGTGGAAAATTATGAAATTGGCATTTTGTTACCCACCAAAATTTAAAGAAAACACTTGGCAAAcaataaaacagaaatgaaagctTCTCAGGCATGTCTTGAAGATAAGGTTGCAATTTAAGTGAGGATCTGTGGTCAGTGCCATAAGGCATTATCATGATAGAAGCATTTATGATAGAGCTTAAATGACTTGCATTCAACTTCATTTAACTTGGTATAGTGATCAGCCCTGATTAAAGCATTGGTTAACTTAACCGAAATCATGATCAGAAATTAAACTTTAAAGGGTCACAGTTAGATATATGGCACAAGGTAATTGGTGGTATAGCATAGGTTTTACTCTTGCATCCAGTTCCCTTAAGAGGTGGAACAATGATTGGTCATGGTGAAAGCTACACGTCTTTGTGAATGTCAAGGTCAAAATCAAGTCACTGTTTCAGTGCAACATATATAGCTTCCTTCCACTGTACATCATACTTGTTAAATGATTGGCCATTATAAGAGAACTAGTGAGGTCAAAGTTCATTATCAAGATTGCACTGTAGAAAAAAGCTGTTCAACATAATAAAGCTTGTGTTGTGGATCTGTCTTAGTCTCAATATCAGATTGGTACAGTGGTTGTTGATGGTGGAACATTAATCATGAAATTGTGGAAGATCGGAGTCAGTGATCGAAATCTCAAGATGCCAGTCTGATAGTGCTTGACCTGATCCCTTGCTTTATCATTTATCAGTTTATGATGCCAATTTGATAGTGCTTGACCAGATCCCATGTGTTATCAGTTTATGATGTCATTTCTTTTCTtgattttatatttcttttttgtcttctactCTGCTGTAATAACTATGAATTAGGAAGATATCGCACATAAGTTTGCATAAATTTAGTGTAACTTCATCTTTATTGATACTATTCAGGTGTTTTGTTTCTGGACATTTTCAAAAACTTAACAGTTCAGCTTCAGAAAAATTAAGAATTTATTAAACTTTCATACACTGAAATAGTGGTATTCTACTCTGTTCTGATGACTGAATTAGGAAGATATCACACATAAGTTTGCATGAATTTAGTTTTAAGCCATAGGCTTTTCCTCCagtttgttggtggtattttgtgtgtgtgtgtgttttctcctacACTAGTAACTAAATATTTATTGATATTATTTAAGTGTTTTGTTTCTGGACATTTTCAAAAACCTAAACAGTTCAGCTtcagaaaaataaagaatttaTTAAACTTTCATACATTGAAATataaactttacacacacacacacaccctatcttttttttatttatattaacTATGAATTACGTGTAATGTGTCCAGTGCATATTTACACCAGTAAGAAGTCACCAGAAtggatgaatattttttttttattcttggaAGTTACCTCCTTTTACAGTTATTAAATTCCACCTTCAGCATTTTCAGGAAGTAGCAAATTGGTCAGTTACTACCTCCAGAAAGTAATTGtttatttttcaaattatttattATGTTTATTGTATTGATCACAACAAAAGCTGCCCTTTGCATTTGTCAGTTTTGAAAGAtggtttatgtttttgtgtttgcaGGTTGAACTAGCTCTGTGGGACACAGCTGGCCAGGAAGATTACGATCGCTTGcgacccctgtcctaccctgaCACAGATGTCATCCTCATGTGCTTCTCCATTGACAGCCCAGACAGCTTGGCAAACATCCCTGAGAAGTGGActccagaggttaaacacttctGTCCCAATGTGCCCATCATCCTTGTGGGCAACAAGAAAGATCTGCGCAATGATGCCAACACAATCCGTGAGCTGCAAAAAATGAAGCAGGAGCCTGTCAAGTTTGAAGAAGGGAATGCCATGAGTGAAAAGATAGGTGCTGCGGACTATCTGGAATGTTCCGCCAAAACCAAAGAAGGCGTGCGGGAAGTCTTTGAGAAAGCAACACATGCAGCACTcatccaaaagaagaagaagaaggctaaaTGCGTAGTGCTCTGAGGAGGGATGTTGACTACCTCGGGCTTAGTTCAACGCAGCGGCAATCATCACTTATTTTGTTCTCTGTCCTCTCAGTACTGCTTTTTCATTACCATGGCCCATGGGGAAAATGAAGAGGGGAGAGCAAATGCACTGCAAATCCTTCACTCTGATTTAGTGGTCATGTGCATTTACAGTTTCATCTTATGCCTGCCTACACACCATGCTTATGATGTTCTGGATCATACTCATCAAAcagaatattttttgttgtttatttatgttttgtagggtttctgtttttgttgttagttaAACATGTCTTCACACTCTTGTTTTCTGTTCACAGTTTTGTGCCAGACTCTtgtctttcccttcttccttaccatcgctccctctccccccctcctctttctctcttcttctcacacTTGCAAATAAATTACTTTGAATTATAAGAATGCAGAAAACCATGTGATGGAAGAGAACATGTTTTGACATTTGCATTTTCATTTTTAGTGTGCCCTACATGTATGAATTCCCATGGAAATTAAACAGATCACTGATTGGGTTATAGTCACCTTGGACGTTTAGAGCTACACTGTAATTTGACAGTAAAAAATGATTCCGGGTTGAATTTAACTTGAAAGTAAagatttttacttcttttttttctgatttctaaACATGACTAGTGGCTTAGTGGATCAATTCTCATCAGATCCATTGTTCAGATTAAAGATTCGATAATACCCTTACAGATTTTATCTAAAAAAATACTTTccttcttcacagagagagagctccGTGAAAAAAATTTCCTTGATTTGACATTTCTGAtgggtattttttttatttgttcttgAAATCGGCATCGATACGAAATATTTTCAAAGACAAGTTTCATAGTCATCTTTCCAGGTGAGGGAAGGTAAATATGGCAGGGATATCAGACTTTAACTTGATTGATGCATTAAACAATACACTcactgcacttggcacactgttgTGCATTTGCCATGggtacacactgcacagtacacaaATCTAGCATGGAAATTAGTATTTGTCCTTAATATTTTATGTTTTACATACAAAGTGAAACagacattgggggggggggggggttcccttgGCTTATTGGCTGTTTGCTTTGTAGTTTATTTCACACAAATAGATGTATTGATGTTATGACTTTTTAAAATAGAATGAAAAGTTTATGAATTATAGCCATTTACACCACAGTCAGAGAATACCTTCAGTTTGATCAGATGAAGTTTTATATTGATAGCTTGTA
This genomic interval from Babylonia areolata isolate BAREFJ2019XMU chromosome 8, ASM4173473v1, whole genome shotgun sequence contains the following:
- the LOC143284558 gene encoding ras-like GTP-binding protein rhoA isoform X1 gives rise to the protein MAAIRKKLVIVGDGACGKTCLLIVFSKDQFPEVYVPTVFENYVADIEVDNKQVELALWDTAGQEDYDRLRPLSYPDTDVILMCFSIDSPDSLANIPEKWTPEVKHFCPNVPIILVGNKKDLRNDANTIRELQKMKQEPVKFEEGNAMSEKIGAADYLECSAKTKEGVREVFEKATHAALIQKKKKKAKCVVL